The following proteins are co-located in the Castanea sativa cultivar Marrone di Chiusa Pesio chromosome 8, ASM4071231v1 genome:
- the LOC142606672 gene encoding uncharacterized protein LOC142606672 — MLLRLRLRPRPISMSMSSSSSLTLFHLPFQSLSLQRQTQIKLKPILQFSPSRPLSISSSFSTSVAPQVPLRFSNSLDVDDHHHLSCSMPNTKPLRVAVLVSGGVDSSVALRLLHAAGHSCTAFYLKIWFQEDFENFWSECPWEEDLKYAKAVCNQVDVPLEVVHLTDEYWKNVVSYIIEEYRCGRTPNPDVLCNTRIKFGAFMDAISSMNFDYVASGHYAKIIHSSTDQMDNPSVLELSKDMVKDQTYFLSHLSQAQLKRLMFPLGYISKEEVRKLATRFDLPNKDRKDSQGICFLGKIKFSEFVGRHIGEREGVILEAETGDFLGKHRGFWFYTIGQRQGLRLPGGPWYVVEKDIKNNVVFVSRNYFSFDKRRRIFRVGSIKWLSGLPPNQLCQLQCKVRHGPGFYNCSLEMELGQDGSEDIAVVHLSEDDQGLAAGQFAAFYQGRTCLGSGIILESWDDQGFPVCAKALEIARMEDKTKLGKPIKIKVKPETPLVESNETDGPELCRGLQNSHVVAAKQRKRASKEESISRFPANWLQKIREKWRQIF, encoded by the exons ATGCTGCTGAGACTGAGACTGAGACCGAGGCCAATCTCCATGTCCATGTCCTCGTCCTCCTCGCTCACTCTCTTTCACCTCCCATTTCAAAGCCTCTCTCTCCAACGCCAAActcaaatcaaactaaaaccCATCCTTCAATTCAGCCCCTCTAGACCCCTCtctatatcttcttctttctctactTCGGTGGCCCCCCAAGTGCCACTACGCTTTTCAAACAGCCTCGATGTCGATGATCATCATCATCTCTCTTGCTCCATGCCCAACACCAAGCCCCTCAGAGTCGCCGTCCTTGTCAGCGGCGGCGTCGACAGCAGCGTCGCTCTTCGCCTCCTCCACGCCGCTGGCCATTCCTGCACCGCTTTCTACCTCAAAATCTGGTTCCAA GAAGACTTTGAGAACTTCTGGTCAGAGTGCCCATGGGAAGAAGATTTGAAGTATGCTAAAGCTGTTTGTAATCAA gttgATGTCCCATTGGAAGTTGTGCATTTGACAGATGAATATTGGAAGAATGTG GTGTCTTACATTATTGAGGAGTATCGATGTGGCCGTACTCCTAACCCAGATGTTCTTTGCAATACAAGAATAAAGTTTG GTGCATTCATGGATGCCATCAGCAGTATGAATTTTGACTATGTTGCTTCTGGACATTATGCAAAAATCATTCACTCTTCCACAGATCAGATGGATAACCCTTCTGTTTTAGAACTTTCGAAAGACATG GTCAAGGATCAAACATACTTCCTTTCGCATCTCTCGCAGGCTCAGCTCAAGCGACTAATGTTCCCACTTGGTTATATCTCAAAG GAAGAAGTTCGCAAACTTGCTACAAGATTTGATTTACCTAACAAAGATAGAAAGGATTCACAAGGAATATGCTTCCTTGGGAAG ATAAAGTTCAGTGAATTTGTTGGTAGACATATTGGGGAGAGGGAAGGTGTAATATTGGAAGCTGAGACAGGAGATTTCCTTGGAAAACATCGAGGTTTTTGGTTCTACACAATTGGTCAACGCCAAGGTCTACGTCTCCCTGGAGGACCCTG GTATGTTGTTGAGAAGGACATTAAAAACAATGTAGTGTTTGTGTCAAGAAATTACTTCTCATTTGACAAAAGAAGACGCATATTTCGTGTTGGCTCCATAAAATGGCTTAGTGGGTTGCCTCCAAATCAGTTATGTCAGCTCCAGTGCAAG gTCAGACATGGCCCTGGATTTTACAACTGCAGTTTAGAAATGGAACTTGGTCAAGATGGTAGTGAAGACATTGCAGTTGTCCACTTATCTGAAGATGATCAGGGCCTGGCAGCTGGGCAGTTTGCAGCCTTCTATCAGGGAAGAACCTGCTTGGGCTCTGGCATAATTTTGGAGTCCTGGGATGATCAAGGTTTTCCTGTGTGTGCAAAGGCGCTCGAAATTGCAAGAATGGAAGATAAAACAAAGCTTGGGAAACCAATTAAGATAAAAGTTAAACCAGAAACTCCTCTAGTGGAATCTAATGAGACTGATGGTCCAGAACTTTGTAGAGGACTACAAAATTCCCATGTTGTAGCCGCTAAACAAAGAAAACGGGCATCTAAGGAAGAATCAATCTCTAGATTCCCTGCGAATTGGCTGCAAAAGATTCGAGAGAAGTGGAGGCAGATCTTTTAG
- the LOC142608373 gene encoding pentatricopeptide repeat-containing protein At1g08070, chloroplastic-like, which yields MLVKPLIPTLTSKQLNQIHAQILKNSKPHLLNALLGVLTNSPTPQNALVLYNQMLHHSTSHNHYTFTHALKASTLLHAHQKGLEIHAHVIKSGYFSDVFIQNSLLHFYVVANDIISACRIFDSISFPDVVSWTSIISGLSKCGFEEEAIVKFCSMNVKPNSTTLVSVLSACSSLRALKLGKAIHGYSLRNLDESNIFLDNVILDFYVRCGSLVSAKYLFVNMPKRDVVSWTTMVGGYAQRGFSEEAVRVFQEMVEGGEAQPNEATIVNVLSACSSIGALSLGQWVHSYIETQSDLPVEGNVGNALINMYVKCGTARMAIHIFNKLLHKDIISWSTIISGMAMNGHGMHALQLFSLMLVHGVPPDDVTFIGLLSACSHAGLVDKGLTIFEAMKNVYGIMPQVQHYACMVDMYGRAGLLEEAEDFIRQMPVDADGPIWGALLNACRVHWNEKMFERIRHCLLDTRGVSVGTFALLSNSFASSDRWEDANKVRDEMRSMGLKKMAGCSWIEVDPSTHTLDKPDACFTYAG from the coding sequence ATGCTAGTAAAACCTCTCATACCCACCTTGACCTCTAAACAACTAAACCAAATCCATGCACAAAtcctcaaaaactcaaaaccccaTTTGTTAAATGCTTTACTGGGAGTTCTCACAAACTCCCCCACCCCACAAAATGCCCTTGTCCTATACAACCAAATGCTCCACCATTCAACTTCCCACAATCATTACACATTCACCCATGCACTCAAGGCATCCACCTTATTGCATGCACACCAAAAGGGCCTTGAAATCCATGCACATGTCATAAAATCTGGTTACTTTTCTGATGTCTTCATCCAGAACTCCTTGCTTCATTTCTACGTTGTTGCAAATGATATCATATCTGCCTGCCGGATTTTTGACTCTATATCTTTCCCGGATGTTGTTTCATGGACTTCAATCATTTCGGGGCTTTCTAAGTGTGGTTTTGAGGAGGAAGCTATTGTTAAGTTTTGTTCCATGAATGTAAAGCCTAATTCTACTACTCTTGTTAGTGTTTTGTCTGCTTGTTCTAGCCTAAGAGCTCTCAAGCTTGGCAAAGCCATTCATGGATATAGTTTGAGGAATTTGGAtgaaagtaatatttttttggataatgtaATACTTGATTTTTATGTGAGATGTGGGTCTTTGGTAAGTGCGAAGTACTTGTTTGTGAATATGCCTAAGAGAGATGTGGTTTCTTGGACTACAATGGTGGGTGGTTATGCACAAAGAGGATTTAGTGAAGAGGCAGTGAGGGTTTTCCAGGAAATGGTGGAAGGAGGAGAAGCTCAGCCTAATGAGGCCACTATTGTCAATGTATTGTCAGCATGTTCTTCGATTGGTGCATTGAGTTTGGGTCAATGGGTGCACTCCTACATTGAAACACAAAGTGATCTTCCAGTGGAGGGTAATGTGGGAAATGCCTTGATCAACATGTATGTTAAATGTGGGACTGCGCGTATGGCAATTCACATTTTTAACAAGCTTCTGCACAAGGATATCATATCATGGAGTACCATTATTAGTGGCATGGCCATGAATGGCCATGGCATGCACGCATTGCAGCTCTTCTCGCTCATGCTAGTTCATGGGGTTCCTCCAGATGATGTAACTTTCATTGGCTTACTATCAGCTTGCAGCCATGCAGGCCTTGTAGATAAAGGCTTGACGATCTTTGAAGCAATGAAAAATGTATATGGTATTATGCCCCAAGTACAGCATTATGCTTGCATGGTAGATATGTATGGACGTGCTGGGCTCTTGGAGGAAGCAGAGGATTTTATTAGGCAGATGCCTGTGGATGCTGATGGACCAATTTGGGGAGCTTTGCTTAACGCTTGCAGAGTTCATTGGAATGAGAAGATGTTTGAACGGATCAGACACTGTCTTCTTGATACAAGAGGTGTGAGTGTCGGGACTTTTGCTTTATTGTCAAACTCATTTGCTAGTTCTGATAGATGGGAAGATGCTAATAAGGTCCGTGATGAAATGAGATCCATGGGGTTGAAGAAGATGGCAGGGTGTAGCTGGATAGAGGTTGATCCCTCCACCCATACCCTGGATAAACCAGATGCTTGCTTCACATATGCAGGATAA
- the LOC142605676 gene encoding uncharacterized protein LOC142605676, with amino-acid sequence MVVDTGVVLNIATSQADVMEELAITATIGMVGIPLASREAAIARMPSMIERQATTAVEEASVIIFLVDGQAAIRPPTFVFFVNDVKLFPETAIWRSNYIQMQGLLVLQFVFFGAADEKWKKMKVGSSLIVISMVELQGYNRISCHVIANWNWLHE; translated from the exons ATGGTGGTTGATACTGGAGTTGTTCTCAATATAGCAACGTCACAGGCTGATGTTATGGAAGAGTTGGCTATCACTGCAACAATTGGTATGGTTGGGATTCCTCTGGCCTCCAGGGAGGCAGCTATTGCCAGAATGCCCTCAATGATTGAGAGGCAAGCTACTACAGCTGTGGAAGAAGCATCTGTCATAATATTTCTTGTTGATGGACAG GCTGCCATAAGACCACCCACATTCGTTTTCTTTGTTAATGATGTGAAACTTTTCCCTGAGACTGCTATATGGAGAAGCAACTACATACAGATGCAGGGTTTGCTGGTACTCCAATTCGTCTTCTTTGGTGCAGCAGacgaaaaatggaaaaagatgAAGGTTGGTAGCAGTCTTATTGTCATCAGCATG GTAGAGCTGCAAGGATACAATCGAATCTCGTGCCATGTGATAGCAAATTGGAATTGGCTTCATGAGTAA